In a single window of the Gossypium hirsutum isolate 1008001.06 chromosome D02, Gossypium_hirsutum_v2.1, whole genome shotgun sequence genome:
- the LOC107940737 gene encoding L-type lectin-domain containing receptor kinase SIT2: MIYQSKILSFKFIKLDYRHHSIKISPRKTNQLILNSAMEAVGLLFHLLLLGLLVHAEINFTYNGFLKANVTTEGASFIKSDGILALTNDSVRLIGHSFYPSPIRFKKSNPNRTEAAVTFSTNFVFSISPKYPEIGGHGLAFVLMPTEKLKSLPNQYLGLPNDTDNAHFFAVEFDVVQNVELQDINDNHVGIDISSLISSISEPAAYYSSNDNRSNQVALKSGEPVQAWIDYDSNKMLMNVSISPCGMLRPHRPLISFPIDLSLVLDEYMHVGFSASTGLLAALHYVHGWSFSIEGRAQDLDPRKLPFLNSKPSKLMHSKGFAVGITLASITLIFLAIIGVIQIIFRIRDGDEIMEDWEIEYRAHRFNYSELFSATRGFREKNLVGSGGFGRVYRGVIRSTGLEVAVKRVYSGSRQGMREFVAEITSMGRLRHRNLVHLHGWCRKQNELLLVYDYFPNGSLDKLLYEDGPLKGKNLTWDQRYKILTGIAHALLYLHENCNQRVVHRDVKPSNVLIDEDLNAKLGDFGLARTYEHNNDPQTTHIVGTLGYLAPELTRTGKATTSTDVYGYGTLMLEVASRRRPIEPQSGADELVLVDWARELHSRGEITRAIDPTLKNYHSGEAQLVLTLGLLCCHPHPDYRPTMRRVVQLLLGDATLPPLPHDIHMEVPIAITDYSDTFGDDSDNPSSQKMSSSSSKNSWTIGHTTRVTF, from the coding sequence ATGATCTACCAATCaaaaatattatcttttaaatttatcaaactaGACTACAGGCATCACAGTATAAAGATTTCTCCTAGAAAAACAAACCAGTTAATTCTCAACTCAGCTATGGAAGCAGTTGGTTTATTGTTCCACCTGCTCCTTCTAGGCCTTCTCGTCCATGCAGAGATAAATTTCACGTACAACGGATTCCTCAAAGCAAACGTGACAACGGAAGGAGCTTCATTTATCAAGTCCGATGGGATATTGGCATTAACAAACGATTCAGTGCGACTTATCGGGCATTCTTTCTATCCATCTCCAATACGATTTAAGAAAAGCAATCCCAACAGAACTGAAGCAGCTGTTACATTTAGCACAAACTTTGTATTCTCTATCAGTCCAAAGTACCCTGAGATTGGAGGTCATGGTCTTGCCTTTGTTCTCATGCCTACTGAAAAGCTGAAAAGTCTTCCAAACCAATACTTAGGCCTTCCGAATGACACCGACAATGCTCATTTTTTCGCGGTGGAGTTCGATGTAGTCCAGAACGTTGAACTTCAAGATATCAATGATAACCATGTAGGAATAGATATATCCAGCCTGATATCCAGCATATCTGAGCCAGCTGCTTACTATTCCTCCAATGACAACCGGAGCAACCAGGTTGCTCTCAAGAGTGGGGAACCTGTTCAGGCATGGATTGACTATGACAGCAACAAGATGCTGATGAATGTATCAATATCTCCTTGTGGCATGTTGAGACCTCACCGCCCTTTGATATCATTCCCCATTGATCTCTCATTGGTGCTAGATGAGTATATGCATGTTGGCTTCTCTGCTTCCACTGGCTTGTTGGCGGCCTTACATTATGTACATGGCTGGAGCTTTAGTATTGAGGGAAGGGCACAAGATTTAGATCCAAGAAAGCTCCCATTTCTGAATAGTAAGCCTAGTAAACTGATGCACAGCAAGGGATTTGCAGTAGGTATCACTTTAGCAAGCATTACTCTGATTTTCCTAGCAATCATTGGTGTTATTCAGATCATATTCAGAATCAGAGATGGAGATGAGATTATGGAGGATTGGGAAATCGAATATAGAGCGCATAGATTCAATTACTCCGAGCTCTTCTCTGCAACAAGAGGGTTCAGAGAGAAAAACCTCGTCGGTTCTGGAGGGTTTGGGAGAGTTTATCGGGGGGTGATTCGTAGTACCGGACTAGAAGTGGCAGTTAAGCGGGTCTATAGTGGTTCTCGTCAAGGAATGAGAGAATTTGTTGCTGAAATTACAAGTATGGGGAGGCTTAGGCACCGGAATCTTGTACACTTGCATGGCTGGTGCCGGAAGCAAAACGAGCTCCTTCTTGTTTATGATTACTTCCCCAATGGGAGCCTGGACAAGCTTTTGTATGAAGACGGTCCACTGAAGGGAAAAAACCTTACTTGGGACCAAAGGTACAAGATTTTAACTGGTATTGCACATGCATTGCTATATCTCCATGAAAATTGCAATCAGAGAGTAGTTCATAGAGACGTCAAGCCAAGCAATGTCCTGATAGATGAAGATCTAAACGCAAAGCTCGGGGATTTCGGCCTGGCCAGAACTTACGAACACAATAATGATCCACAGACCACACACATTGTTGGTACACTTGGGTATTTGGCTCCTGAGCTCACAAGGACCGGGAAAGCCACCACAAGTACTGATGTCTATGGTTATGGTACGCTTATGCTTGAAGTTGCCAGCAGAAGAAGACCGATTGAGCCCCAGAGCGGTGCTGATGAACTGGTGCTGGTGGATTGGGCTAGGGAATTGCATTCTCGAGGAGAGATCACCCGAGCCATCGATCCCACACTAAAAAATTATCATTCAGGCGAAGCTCAGCTGGTGCTTACCCTTGGTCTTTTATGCTGTCATCCCCATCCTGATTACAGGCCCACCATGAGAAGAGTCGTGCAACTTCTACTAGGAGATGCCACCCTTCCTCCTCTACCCCATGATATTCATATGGAAGTTCCTATTGCAATAACAGATTATTCGGATACCTTTGGTGATGATTCTGACAATCCTTCTAGCCAAAAAATGTCTTCATCCTCAAGTAAGAATAGTTGGACAATTGGTCACACTACAAGAGTTACCTTCTAG
- the LOC107940744 gene encoding dynamin-like protein ARC5 isoform X1 — protein MEEETLNPHSTLYEAYNELHGLAQELEAPFDAPAVLVVGHQTDGKSALVEALMGFQFNHVGGGTKTRRPITLHMSYDPLCDVPLCHLVSDDDPTLAHEKSLADIQAYIEAENMRLEREPCQFSAKEIIIKVKYKHCPNLTIIDTPGLIAPAPARKNRALQQSQARAVESIVRKKMQHKEFIILCLEDCSDWSNAMTRRVVMQIDPELSRTVVVSTKLDTKIPQFARSSDVEVFLSPPACTLDGFILGDSPFFTSVPSGRVGSEHDSVYRSNDEFKQAIISREVQDIASLEEKLGRQLSKQERSRIGVSKLRHFLEELLQKRYMDSVPSIIPLLEKEYHSTTRKLTEINKELSTLDEVKLREKGRAFHDLFLTKLSLLLKGTVVAPPDKFGETLVDERTNGGAFVGADGLQLPHKIIPNSGMRLYGGAQYHRAMAEFRFIVGGIKCPPITREEIVNACGVEDIHDGTNYSRTACVIAVSKARDTFEPFLHQLGCRLLYILKRLLPISIYLMQKDGEFLSGHEVFLRRVATAFNNFAESTERACREKCLEDLVSTTRYVSWSLHNKNRAGLRHFLDSFGGTEQSSVAVNSVSPGNSQESLPGSVAAEKHETKSRADIKQVPLSSGIDSGSSAQTVETKLADLLDSTLWNRRLGPSSERIVYALVQQIFHGIREYFLASAELKFNCFLLMPVVDKLPALLREDLESAFSDDMDNVFNISNLRHSLGQQKRDTEIDLKRINRLKEKFKVIHQQLSSCQKVPSSSPACAD, from the exons ATGGAGGAAGAAACACTGAACCCACACTCAACTCTCTACGAGGCCTACAACGAGCTTCACGGTCTAGCTCAAGAGCTAGAGGCTCCCTTCGACGCGCCGGCTGTGTTAGTCGTTGGACACCAAACGGACGGCAAAAGTGCGTTGGTCGAAGCACTCATGGGCTTCCAATTCAACCACGTCGGCGGCGGAACAAAGACTCGCCGGCCCATCACTCTTCATATGTCTTACGACCCTCTTTGCGACGTCCCATTGTGTCATCTCGTCTCTGACGATGACCCCACTCTCGCCCACGAAAAGTCTCTCGCCGATATTCAG GCCTACATTGAAGCTGAAAATATGAGGTTGGAACGTGAGCCATGTCAATTCTCAGCTAAAGAAATCATCATTAAAGTGAAATACAAACACTGTCCCAATTTGACTATTATTGATACTCCTGGGCTTATTGCTCCTGCTCCGGCTCGAAAGAATCGTGCTTTGCAG CAGAGCCAAGCGCGTGCTGTGGAGTCCATAGTGAGAAAAAAAATGCAGCATAAGGAGTTCATTATATTATGTCTCGAAGATTGTAGTGACTGGAGTAATGCAATGACAAGAAGAGTTGTAATGCAA ATTGATCCAGAGCTTTCAAGAACTGTTGTTGTCTCTACCAAGCTTGATACCAAGATTCCTCAGTTTGCACGGTCTTCAGATGTGGAAGTTTTTCTCTCTCCACCTGCATGTACACTTGATGGCTTCATATTGGGTGACTCTCCGTTCTTTACATCAGTGCCTTCAGGAAGAGTTGGTTCCGAGCATGACTCCGTTTACAGATCGAATGATGAGTTTAAACAG GCAATAATATCTAGAGAGGTGCAAGACATAGCATCTTTGGAGGAGAAATTAGGTCGACAATTGTCAAAGCAAGAAAGAAGTAGAATAGGTGTAAGCAAACTTAGGCATTTTCTAGAAGAATTGTTACAGAAAAG GTATATGGATAGCGTTCCTTCGATCATTCCACTTCTTGAGAAGGAGTACCACAGCACCACAAGAAAGTTGacagaaataaataaagaactcAG CACTTTGGATGAAGTGAAATTGAGGGAAAAAGGAAGAGCTTTTCATGATCTATTCCTAACCAAG TTGTCATTGCTACTGAAAGGGACAGTTGTTGCACCTCCAGATAAATTTG GGGAAACACTAGTAGATGAGAGAACTAATGGAGGAGCATTTGTGGGTGCTGATGGTCTTCAATTGCCACATAAGATAATACCT AATTCTGGAATGCGTCTTTATGGAGGTGCACAATATCATCGTGCCATGGCTGAATTCCGCTTTATTGTGGGAGGGATAAAATGCCCACCAATTACAAGGGAAGAAATAGTCAATGCTTGTGGAGTCGAAGATATTCATGATGGAACAAATTACTCAAG gACAGCGTGTGTTATAGCGGTTTCAAAGGCTCGTGACACTTTTGAACCTTTCCTCCATCAG TTGGGTTGTAGGCTCTTGTACATTCTGAAGAGATTACTTCCTATCTCCATATATCTTATGCAG AAAGATGGAGAGTTTTTAAGTGGCCATGAGGTGTTTCTCAGGCGTGTTGCTACCGCTTTCAACAACTTTGCTGAATCTACTGAAAGAGCTTGCCGTGAGAA ATGCTTGGAGGATTTAGTAAGCACAACCCGTTACGTATCCTGGTCCCTCCACAACAAG AATCGGGCTGGGCTACGTCATTTTTTAGACTCATTTGGTGGAACTGAGCAATCCAGTGTGGCAGTGAATTCTGTATCTCCTGGAAATTCCCAAGAGTCATTGCCTGGGTCTGTTGCTGCAGAGAAGCATGAGACAAAGTCAAGAGCAGATATAAAGCAAGTTCCTCTATCCTCAGGCATCGATTCAGGCTCTTCTGCTCAGACAGTAGAAACAAAACTTGCTGACCTTCTAGATAGCACACTTTGGAACCGGAGACTTGGTCCTTCATCAGAAAGGATTGTTTATGCATTGGTACAACAGATATTTCATGGCATAAGAGAGTACTTCTTGGCCTCTGCTGAACTAAAG TTCAACTGCTTTCTTCTAATGCCAGTTGTGGACAAATTACCTGCACTTCTCCGGGAAGACCTAGAATCTGCATTTTCCGATGACATGGATAATGTATTTAACATCAGCAATCTGCGACACTCTTTGGGCCAACAAAAGAGAGATACAGAGATTGATCTCAAAAGG ATTAATAGGctcaaagagaaattcaaggtaatACATCAGCAACTTAGTTCGTGTCAGAAAGTACCAAGTTCATCACCTGCATGTGCTGATTGA
- the LOC107940744 gene encoding dynamin-like protein ARC5 isoform X2 codes for MEEETLNPHSTLYEAYNELHGLAQELEAPFDAPAVLVVGHQTDGKSALVEALMGFQFNHVGGGTKTRRPITLHMSYDPLCDVPLCHLVSDDDPTLAHEKSLADIQAYIEAENMRLEREPCQFSAKEIIIKVKYKHCPNLTIIDTPGLIAPAPARKNRALQSQARAVESIVRKKMQHKEFIILCLEDCSDWSNAMTRRVVMQIDPELSRTVVVSTKLDTKIPQFARSSDVEVFLSPPACTLDGFILGDSPFFTSVPSGRVGSEHDSVYRSNDEFKQAIISREVQDIASLEEKLGRQLSKQERSRIGVSKLRHFLEELLQKRYMDSVPSIIPLLEKEYHSTTRKLTEINKELSTLDEVKLREKGRAFHDLFLTKLSLLLKGTVVAPPDKFGETLVDERTNGGAFVGADGLQLPHKIIPNSGMRLYGGAQYHRAMAEFRFIVGGIKCPPITREEIVNACGVEDIHDGTNYSRTACVIAVSKARDTFEPFLHQLGCRLLYILKRLLPISIYLMQKDGEFLSGHEVFLRRVATAFNNFAESTERACREKCLEDLVSTTRYVSWSLHNKNRAGLRHFLDSFGGTEQSSVAVNSVSPGNSQESLPGSVAAEKHETKSRADIKQVPLSSGIDSGSSAQTVETKLADLLDSTLWNRRLGPSSERIVYALVQQIFHGIREYFLASAELKFNCFLLMPVVDKLPALLREDLESAFSDDMDNVFNISNLRHSLGQQKRDTEIDLKRINRLKEKFKVIHQQLSSCQKVPSSSPACAD; via the exons ATGGAGGAAGAAACACTGAACCCACACTCAACTCTCTACGAGGCCTACAACGAGCTTCACGGTCTAGCTCAAGAGCTAGAGGCTCCCTTCGACGCGCCGGCTGTGTTAGTCGTTGGACACCAAACGGACGGCAAAAGTGCGTTGGTCGAAGCACTCATGGGCTTCCAATTCAACCACGTCGGCGGCGGAACAAAGACTCGCCGGCCCATCACTCTTCATATGTCTTACGACCCTCTTTGCGACGTCCCATTGTGTCATCTCGTCTCTGACGATGACCCCACTCTCGCCCACGAAAAGTCTCTCGCCGATATTCAG GCCTACATTGAAGCTGAAAATATGAGGTTGGAACGTGAGCCATGTCAATTCTCAGCTAAAGAAATCATCATTAAAGTGAAATACAAACACTGTCCCAATTTGACTATTATTGATACTCCTGGGCTTATTGCTCCTGCTCCGGCTCGAAAGAATCGTGCTTTGCAG AGCCAAGCGCGTGCTGTGGAGTCCATAGTGAGAAAAAAAATGCAGCATAAGGAGTTCATTATATTATGTCTCGAAGATTGTAGTGACTGGAGTAATGCAATGACAAGAAGAGTTGTAATGCAA ATTGATCCAGAGCTTTCAAGAACTGTTGTTGTCTCTACCAAGCTTGATACCAAGATTCCTCAGTTTGCACGGTCTTCAGATGTGGAAGTTTTTCTCTCTCCACCTGCATGTACACTTGATGGCTTCATATTGGGTGACTCTCCGTTCTTTACATCAGTGCCTTCAGGAAGAGTTGGTTCCGAGCATGACTCCGTTTACAGATCGAATGATGAGTTTAAACAG GCAATAATATCTAGAGAGGTGCAAGACATAGCATCTTTGGAGGAGAAATTAGGTCGACAATTGTCAAAGCAAGAAAGAAGTAGAATAGGTGTAAGCAAACTTAGGCATTTTCTAGAAGAATTGTTACAGAAAAG GTATATGGATAGCGTTCCTTCGATCATTCCACTTCTTGAGAAGGAGTACCACAGCACCACAAGAAAGTTGacagaaataaataaagaactcAG CACTTTGGATGAAGTGAAATTGAGGGAAAAAGGAAGAGCTTTTCATGATCTATTCCTAACCAAG TTGTCATTGCTACTGAAAGGGACAGTTGTTGCACCTCCAGATAAATTTG GGGAAACACTAGTAGATGAGAGAACTAATGGAGGAGCATTTGTGGGTGCTGATGGTCTTCAATTGCCACATAAGATAATACCT AATTCTGGAATGCGTCTTTATGGAGGTGCACAATATCATCGTGCCATGGCTGAATTCCGCTTTATTGTGGGAGGGATAAAATGCCCACCAATTACAAGGGAAGAAATAGTCAATGCTTGTGGAGTCGAAGATATTCATGATGGAACAAATTACTCAAG gACAGCGTGTGTTATAGCGGTTTCAAAGGCTCGTGACACTTTTGAACCTTTCCTCCATCAG TTGGGTTGTAGGCTCTTGTACATTCTGAAGAGATTACTTCCTATCTCCATATATCTTATGCAG AAAGATGGAGAGTTTTTAAGTGGCCATGAGGTGTTTCTCAGGCGTGTTGCTACCGCTTTCAACAACTTTGCTGAATCTACTGAAAGAGCTTGCCGTGAGAA ATGCTTGGAGGATTTAGTAAGCACAACCCGTTACGTATCCTGGTCCCTCCACAACAAG AATCGGGCTGGGCTACGTCATTTTTTAGACTCATTTGGTGGAACTGAGCAATCCAGTGTGGCAGTGAATTCTGTATCTCCTGGAAATTCCCAAGAGTCATTGCCTGGGTCTGTTGCTGCAGAGAAGCATGAGACAAAGTCAAGAGCAGATATAAAGCAAGTTCCTCTATCCTCAGGCATCGATTCAGGCTCTTCTGCTCAGACAGTAGAAACAAAACTTGCTGACCTTCTAGATAGCACACTTTGGAACCGGAGACTTGGTCCTTCATCAGAAAGGATTGTTTATGCATTGGTACAACAGATATTTCATGGCATAAGAGAGTACTTCTTGGCCTCTGCTGAACTAAAG TTCAACTGCTTTCTTCTAATGCCAGTTGTGGACAAATTACCTGCACTTCTCCGGGAAGACCTAGAATCTGCATTTTCCGATGACATGGATAATGTATTTAACATCAGCAATCTGCGACACTCTTTGGGCCAACAAAAGAGAGATACAGAGATTGATCTCAAAAGG ATTAATAGGctcaaagagaaattcaaggtaatACATCAGCAACTTAGTTCGTGTCAGAAAGTACCAAGTTCATCACCTGCATGTGCTGATTGA
- the LOC121214815 gene encoding mRNA decay activator protein ZFP36L2, producing MDSFYNENNKLNVLKNSNIPKLMTPARSRGSYYSSPENLIKYLRSNSLSSCGNSSSSGKSSFRSSVSPQSEKTPLKVVEKDVLVMDEVLVASDSNIVGSGSSSSSGSVGYYKSEICRAWEEFGHCRYGSKCQVYFSAALSNMIESS from the coding sequence ATGGACTCGTTCTACAATGAAAACAACAAACTCAACGTCCTAAAAAACAGCAACATTCCGAAGCTGATGACTCCAGCAAGAAGCCGTGGCAGCTACTATTCATCACCTGAGAACCTCATAAAGTACCTACGCTCCAATTCTCTCTCCAGTTGTGGCAACAGCAGCTCCTCCGggaaaagcagcttcagatcatcGGTTTCACCACAGTCGGAGAAGACGCCACTGAAGGTGGTGGAGAAAGATGTGCTTGTCATGGACGAAGTTCTTGTTGCTTCTGATAGTAACATTGTAGGATCTGGTTCTTCGTCGTCTTCGGGAAGTGTTGGTTACTACAAATCAGAGATTTGCAGGGCTTGGGAAGAGTTTGGCCATTGCCGATACGGATCCAAGTGTCAGGTATATTTCTCTGCTGCATTGTCTAATATGATTGAAAGTTCATGA